A genomic stretch from Pontibacter liquoris includes:
- a CDS encoding ATP-dependent Clp protease adaptor ClpS produces the protein MNWETEILHKEDVVVLEESTDLRNLVVYNDDVNTFDHVIETLIKVCGHTAEQAEQCTLLIHYKGKCTVKVGSYEELEGKCTALHDKSLSANIE, from the coding sequence ATGAATTGGGAGACAGAAATTTTACATAAAGAGGATGTGGTGGTGCTGGAGGAAAGCACCGACCTGCGCAACCTAGTAGTATACAACGATGATGTGAACACCTTCGATCACGTGATCGAGACACTGATCAAAGTATGCGGCCATACTGCCGAGCAGGCCGAGCAGTGCACGCTACTCATCCACTACAAAGGTAAATGTACGGTTAAAGTGGGCTCTTACGAGGAGTTGGAGGGCAAATGCACCGCCCTGCACGACAAATCGCTTTCGGCCAACATCGAATAA
- the cdd gene encoding cytidine deaminase has translation MASELKLQISVDVLELSELSTAECQAMELARQAANDAYAPYSNFLVGAALLLEDGSLFKGSNQENAAYPSGLCAERTALFALSANHPNKKISLLAVTARRRHEHEYLAAMPCGACRQVMAEYEYKQQEQIPVLLQGPEGKFYRFKTVSDLLPFQFTKENL, from the coding sequence ATGGCAAGTGAACTGAAGTTACAAATCAGCGTGGATGTGCTGGAACTCTCCGAATTGAGTACGGCAGAATGCCAGGCCATGGAACTGGCCCGGCAGGCGGCAAACGACGCTTATGCGCCTTATTCCAACTTCCTGGTAGGTGCGGCCCTGCTGCTGGAAGATGGCAGCCTGTTTAAAGGCAGCAACCAGGAAAATGCCGCCTATCCTTCGGGACTCTGCGCTGAGCGCACCGCCCTGTTTGCCCTAAGCGCCAATCATCCAAATAAAAAGATAAGCCTGCTGGCCGTTACAGCCCGCCGCCGTCACGAGCACGAGTACCTGGCAGCCATGCCTTGTGGTGCCTGCCGCCAGGTAATGGCCGAATACGAGTATAAACAACAGGAGCAAATTCCGGTTTTGCTGCAGGGCCCTGAAGGCAAATTTTACCGCTTTAAAACCGTGTCTGACCTGCTACCTTTCCAGTTCACCAAAGAAAACCTTTAG
- a CDS encoding YceI family protein translates to MKKITILASLAATLFFTANAGTSKVSTPASATTEVAAPAKGKAYSVVADKSELKWHGKKVTGEHFGNFKLKSGALNIANNKLAGGEFVIDMTSISNTDIQDAEYKGKLEGHLKSDDFFGVEKFPTATFKVTNVKPIANAAAGKPNYTVTGDLTIKGTTNPVSFPATVTVNKGVANAKADITVNRAKYDVRYGSESFFGSLGDKAIYDDFVVSINLTAKQ, encoded by the coding sequence ATGAAGAAAATTACAATTTTAGCCTCTTTAGCTGCCACGCTGTTCTTTACAGCAAATGCCGGCACATCAAAAGTTTCAACGCCTGCTTCGGCAACCACTGAAGTAGCTGCTCCTGCTAAAGGAAAAGCCTACAGCGTAGTAGCTGATAAAAGCGAACTAAAATGGCATGGCAAAAAAGTAACCGGCGAGCACTTCGGTAACTTTAAGCTGAAAAGCGGCGCGCTTAACATTGCCAACAACAAACTGGCAGGCGGTGAGTTTGTGATAGATATGACCTCTATCTCCAACACCGACATCCAGGATGCAGAGTACAAAGGCAAACTGGAGGGCCACCTGAAGTCAGATGACTTCTTTGGCGTGGAGAAATTCCCGACAGCTACTTTTAAAGTAACAAACGTGAAGCCGATTGCCAACGCCGCTGCCGGAAAGCCTAACTATACAGTTACAGGCGATCTGACCATCAAAGGAACGACTAACCCTGTTAGCTTCCCGGCCACTGTTACAGTGAACAAAGGCGTTGCCAACGCGAAAGCCGATATAACCGTAAACCGCGCCAAGTATGACGTGCGTTACGGTTCCGAAAGCTTCTTTGGTAGCCTGGGCGATAAGGCGATCTACGATGATTTCGTGGTATCGATCAACCTTACTGCCAAGCAGTAA
- a CDS encoding S9 family peptidase, whose protein sequence is MLIPSTFKRLLWLFVLMAASGQLQAQTKMLSMQDAIINPALQPENLPQLTWVAGSSDFTYLQGKNEAQVLVRGTAASSKTSQVLTLAKLSSALQAAGGQQLKSFPAIQWADANSFVAVTQNKVYRYNFTTGQAQVVTSFSDSAETTDLDPTKQRVAYTKGNNLYVSAPGAPDVAVSHEANAGIVYGQAAHRSEFGITKGTFWAPSGRQLAFYRMDQTMVTDYPLVDINPRPAQVRNIKYPMAGDKSHQATVGIYNLATKNTLYLKTGEPAEQYLTNITWSPDEKYVYIAVLNRNQNYLKLNQYDAATGAFVKTLFEEKNDKYVEPEHGLYFVPGKNDQFVWVSERSGYDHLYLYNTAGKLLRQLTSGNWMVTNLLGFDKKGRELYYTSTKQSPLERHLYKVSLHNGKSEKLSNASGMHMATLSPDGKYLLDEYSSTEVPRNIVVLGNDGKVQQTLLKAKNPLTAYTLGTTTVFPLKADDGTVLYSRMITPPNMDKSKKYPVVVYLYGGPHVQLVTNSWLAGSNLWMQLMAQKGYIVFTIDSRGSGDRGLAFEQATFRQLGTVEMADQLKGVEYLKSLPYVDADRLGIHGWSFGGFMTTSLMTRTPGVFKVGVAGGPVIDWRLYEIMYTERYMDTPQQNPEGYDKANLLNYVKDLKGKLLLIHGTVDDVVVWQHSLSYLKKAVDEGIQLDYFVYPGHPHNVRGKDRVHLMQKVTNYFDDNL, encoded by the coding sequence ATGCTTATACCTTCTACTTTTAAACGGCTGCTTTGGCTGTTTGTGCTGATGGCCGCCTCCGGGCAGCTGCAGGCGCAAACCAAAATGCTCAGCATGCAGGATGCCATCATCAACCCGGCCCTGCAACCCGAAAACCTGCCCCAGCTCACGTGGGTGGCGGGCTCCAGCGACTTTACGTATCTGCAAGGCAAAAACGAGGCGCAGGTGCTGGTGCGCGGCACGGCAGCCTCCTCCAAAACCAGCCAGGTACTGACGCTGGCAAAGCTGAGCAGCGCCCTGCAGGCAGCCGGCGGCCAGCAGCTGAAAAGCTTCCCGGCCATACAGTGGGCAGACGCTAACAGTTTTGTGGCCGTTACGCAAAACAAAGTATACCGCTACAACTTCACCACCGGCCAGGCGCAGGTAGTAACCTCCTTTTCCGACTCGGCAGAGACCACTGACCTGGACCCTACCAAGCAGCGCGTGGCTTATACCAAAGGCAACAACCTGTACGTGTCTGCTCCGGGCGCACCCGATGTAGCGGTTAGCCATGAGGCCAACGCGGGTATTGTGTATGGTCAGGCGGCGCACCGCTCGGAGTTCGGCATCACCAAGGGCACCTTCTGGGCTCCTAGCGGCCGCCAACTTGCCTTCTACCGCATGGACCAGACCATGGTAACCGATTACCCTCTTGTGGACATCAACCCGCGCCCAGCCCAGGTACGGAACATAAAGTATCCTATGGCAGGCGATAAAAGCCACCAGGCAACCGTCGGCATCTATAATTTGGCCACCAAAAACACGCTGTACCTGAAAACCGGCGAGCCGGCCGAGCAGTACCTGACCAACATAACCTGGAGCCCCGACGAAAAGTACGTCTACATTGCCGTGCTGAACCGCAATCAGAACTACCTGAAGCTAAACCAGTATGACGCTGCCACCGGTGCTTTCGTGAAAACGCTTTTCGAGGAGAAAAACGACAAGTATGTGGAGCCCGAGCACGGCTTATACTTTGTGCCCGGCAAAAACGATCAGTTTGTGTGGGTGAGCGAGCGCAGCGGCTACGATCATTTATACCTCTACAACACCGCCGGCAAACTGCTGCGCCAGCTCACCAGTGGCAACTGGATGGTAACCAACCTGCTGGGCTTTGACAAAAAAGGGCGCGAGCTATACTATACTTCTACCAAACAAAGCCCGCTGGAGCGCCATCTCTACAAGGTAAGCCTGCACAACGGCAAATCAGAGAAGCTCTCTAATGCCAGCGGCATGCATATGGCCACACTCAGCCCCGATGGCAAATACCTGTTGGACGAGTATAGCAGCACCGAAGTGCCCCGCAACATTGTGGTGCTCGGCAACGACGGAAAAGTACAGCAAACCCTGCTGAAGGCAAAAAATCCGCTCACAGCTTATACCCTGGGCACCACCACGGTTTTCCCACTCAAAGCCGACGACGGCACGGTGCTCTACAGCCGCATGATCACACCGCCTAACATGGACAAGAGCAAGAAATACCCGGTGGTGGTATACCTCTACGGCGGCCCGCATGTGCAGCTGGTTACCAATAGCTGGCTGGCGGGTTCTAACCTGTGGATGCAGCTGATGGCCCAGAAAGGGTACATTGTCTTTACCATTGACTCGCGGGGTTCCGGCGACCGCGGCCTGGCTTTTGAGCAAGCCACTTTCCGCCAGCTGGGCACCGTGGAGATGGCCGACCAGTTAAAAGGAGTGGAATATCTCAAATCGCTGCCTTATGTAGATGCGGACCGGTTGGGTATACACGGCTGGAGCTTTGGCGGCTTTATGACCACTTCGCTGATGACGCGCACGCCCGGCGTGTTTAAAGTAGGCGTGGCCGGCGGGCCGGTGATAGACTGGAGACTCTATGAGATCATGTATACCGAGCGCTATATGGACACGCCCCAGCAAAACCCCGAAGGCTACGATAAAGCCAACCTGCTCAACTATGTGAAAGACCTGAAAGGCAAGCTGCTGCTGATACACGGCACGGTAGACGATGTGGTAGTATGGCAGCATAGTTTATCGTACCTCAAAAAGGCCGTAGACGAGGGCATCCAGCTCGACTACTTTGTATACCCAGGCCATCCGCATAATGTGCGGGGCAAAGACCGCGTGCACCTGATGCAGAAGGTGACCAATTATTTTGACGATAACCTTTAA
- a CDS encoding dicarboxylate/amino acid:cation symporter — protein MKKSFLPLITLLSISIALILSVLDHYAFLSISDDALRIVRWVCIGFLLVYGVQKRSLTTWILVSMVLGAEIGYDFPKVAQDLSVLSKVFLKLIKTIIAPLIFATLVVGIAGHSNLKQVGSMGWKAILYFEVVTTLALFIGLAAINISKAGEGIDMKLAASHEEIVAPPKQTAADIILHVFPENVAKSVAEGQVLQIVVFSVLFAIGLAMVSEEKRKPMLAFCESLSETMFKFTNIIMYFAPVGVGAAIAYTVGHMGFGILLNLFQLLATLYVALLAFAVLVLLPVALIARVPIKRFLKAISGPVSIAFATTSSEAALPRAMEEMEKLGVPRRIVAFVMPTGYSFNLDGTTLYLSLASVFVAQAAGIPMSWEQQLVMVFTLMLTSKGVAGVPRASLVILLGTVASFNLPVWPVFAILGIDELMDMARTSVNVTGNCLATAVVARWEGDFHPEAEVGLVETTNPEIALAPEDETARVI, from the coding sequence ATGAAGAAGTCTTTTTTACCGCTTATCACACTGCTTAGCATCAGCATTGCCCTTATTCTAAGTGTGCTGGACCATTATGCTTTTCTTTCCATCTCGGATGATGCCTTGCGTATCGTACGCTGGGTCTGCATTGGCTTTTTGCTGGTTTATGGTGTGCAGAAGCGTTCGCTTACTACCTGGATTCTGGTAAGTATGGTACTGGGGGCCGAGATCGGCTACGACTTTCCGAAAGTTGCCCAGGATCTGAGCGTGCTCAGCAAGGTTTTCCTCAAGCTGATCAAAACCATCATTGCACCGCTTATTTTTGCTACCCTGGTCGTGGGCATTGCGGGCCACTCTAACCTGAAACAGGTGGGCAGCATGGGCTGGAAAGCCATTTTATACTTTGAGGTCGTAACCACGTTAGCTCTTTTTATCGGACTGGCTGCTATCAACATCAGCAAGGCCGGCGAGGGCATCGACATGAAACTGGCCGCCAGCCACGAAGAGATCGTAGCGCCTCCCAAGCAAACGGCAGCCGACATCATCCTGCACGTGTTTCCGGAGAACGTCGCCAAATCGGTAGCGGAAGGCCAGGTATTGCAGATCGTTGTCTTCAGTGTGCTGTTTGCCATCGGCCTGGCCATGGTGAGCGAAGAAAAGCGCAAGCCAATGCTGGCTTTCTGCGAGAGCCTCTCCGAAACCATGTTCAAGTTCACGAACATCATCATGTACTTTGCCCCGGTGGGTGTGGGCGCAGCCATTGCGTACACAGTAGGCCACATGGGCTTTGGCATCCTGCTGAACCTGTTCCAGCTGCTGGCCACGCTCTATGTAGCCCTTCTGGCTTTTGCCGTGCTGGTGCTGCTGCCGGTAGCGCTTATTGCCCGCGTGCCGATCAAGCGCTTTTTAAAGGCGATTTCGGGCCCGGTATCGATTGCTTTCGCTACTACCAGTTCCGAAGCCGCTCTGCCCCGCGCTATGGAGGAAATGGAAAAACTAGGCGTACCACGCCGCATTGTAGCCTTCGTAATGCCTACGGGCTATAGCTTTAACCTGGATGGTACGACCTTATACTTGTCGCTGGCCTCAGTGTTTGTGGCGCAGGCGGCCGGCATTCCCATGAGTTGGGAGCAGCAACTGGTGATGGTCTTTACGCTCATGCTTACCAGCAAAGGCGTAGCCGGCGTGCCGCGTGCCTCGCTGGTCATTCTGCTCGGAACGGTGGCTTCATTTAACCTGCCTGTATGGCCGGTGTTTGCCATTCTGGGCATTGATGAACTGATGGATATGGCCCGCACCTCTGTTAACGTGACCGGTAACTGCCTGGCTACGGCTGTGGTAGCCCGCTGGGAAGGCGATTTCCATCCGGAAGCCGAAGTTGGCCTGGTAGAAACCACCAACCCGGAAATTGCGCTGGCACCGGAAGACGAAACGGCCCGGGTTATCTAA
- a CDS encoding MarR family winged helix-turn-helix transcriptional regulator — protein sequence MAMKIEEEIKQSAFQSEYQKAYINLVYTSGWLGQEQAALFKPYGLTLPQFNILRILRGQYPKPATVSLLIERMLDKTSNASRIVDKLEAKGLVTRKQCPEDRRTVDVLITDKGLALLEQMNGLEGGTRTGIRNLTEQEAQELNRLLDKIRD from the coding sequence ATGGCTATGAAGATAGAGGAGGAAATAAAGCAAAGTGCTTTCCAGAGCGAGTACCAGAAAGCTTATATCAATCTTGTGTATACTTCGGGTTGGCTGGGGCAGGAGCAGGCGGCACTTTTTAAGCCTTATGGGCTCACATTGCCGCAATTTAACATCCTGCGCATCCTGCGGGGGCAGTACCCGAAACCCGCCACCGTTAGCCTGCTGATTGAGCGGATGCTGGATAAAACCTCCAACGCCTCGCGCATTGTAGACAAACTGGAAGCCAAAGGCCTGGTAACGCGCAAGCAGTGCCCCGAAGACCGCCGCACGGTTGATGTGCTGATCACGGACAAAGGGCTGGCCTTGCTCGAGCAAATGAACGGCCTGGAGGGCGGCACAAGAACCGGCATCCGGAACCTGACTGAGCAGGAAGCCCAGGAACTGAACCGTTTGCTAGATAAGATCCGGGATTAA
- a CDS encoding saccharopine dehydrogenase family protein, producing MKHILLLGAGRSASSLIKYLFDHAVAENWQITIGDMVVDHLQPLVASLPFARAIPFDVHNAAQRAEEVKQADLVISLLPAIFHIEVARECLLQEKHLITASYVTPAFLALHEEAQQKNLTILMECGLDPGIDHMSAMAVISRIKQEGGTLTSFKSYTGGLVAPAYDTNPWRYKFTWNPRNVVLAGQGTAKYIKDGVYKYIPYHQLFRHTEKLYVEGYGTFEGYANRDSLSYREPYGLQEIPTMLRGTLRRQGYCQAWDVFVQLGLTDDSYTLENSETMTYRSFVEAFLPAATSPEQSLETRLGLYLGLPPEGEVMQQLAWLDLFTDTPVELAGATPAQVLEKILKEKWTLAPGDKDMIVMQHLFAYQKGGEAHQVSATLVATGDDEVHTAMAKTVGLPVAILAKRLLQGKILRCGVVIPIYPELYEPVLEELKQYGIDFVEQEAPGA from the coding sequence ATGAAACATATCCTGCTGCTGGGCGCGGGCCGTTCGGCCTCTTCGCTGATAAAGTACCTCTTCGACCATGCTGTTGCTGAAAACTGGCAAATCACGATTGGCGATATGGTGGTGGATCACCTGCAGCCGCTGGTGGCCTCGCTGCCTTTTGCCCGGGCCATTCCGTTTGATGTGCACAACGCGGCCCAGCGGGCAGAAGAAGTGAAGCAGGCCGACTTGGTGATATCCCTTTTGCCGGCAATTTTCCACATTGAGGTGGCGCGCGAGTGCCTCCTGCAGGAAAAGCACCTGATCACGGCCAGTTATGTAACGCCTGCCTTTCTGGCCCTACATGAAGAGGCGCAGCAAAAGAACCTAACCATTCTGATGGAGTGCGGCCTGGACCCGGGCATCGATCACATGTCGGCAATGGCCGTGATCAGCCGCATTAAGCAGGAGGGCGGCACGCTTACGTCCTTTAAATCTTATACCGGGGGCCTGGTGGCCCCCGCGTACGATACCAATCCCTGGCGCTACAAATTTACCTGGAACCCCCGCAACGTGGTACTGGCTGGGCAGGGAACAGCTAAGTATATCAAAGACGGCGTGTACAAGTATATCCCTTATCACCAGCTGTTCAGGCACACCGAGAAATTGTATGTGGAGGGCTACGGTACTTTTGAAGGCTATGCCAACCGCGATTCGCTGAGTTACCGGGAGCCGTATGGCCTGCAGGAAATCCCTACGATGCTGCGCGGCACGTTGCGCCGTCAAGGGTATTGCCAGGCCTGGGACGTCTTCGTACAACTGGGCCTTACCGACGACAGCTATACCCTGGAAAACTCGGAAACGATGACCTACCGCAGTTTTGTAGAAGCCTTTTTGCCGGCCGCCACCAGCCCCGAGCAATCGCTGGAAACACGCCTTGGTTTATATTTAGGCCTGCCGCCGGAGGGCGAGGTAATGCAGCAACTGGCCTGGCTCGATCTGTTTACCGATACCCCGGTGGAGCTGGCAGGAGCTACCCCGGCACAGGTGCTCGAAAAGATCCTGAAAGAAAAATGGACCCTGGCGCCTGGCGATAAAGATATGATCGTGATGCAGCACCTGTTTGCGTATCAAAAGGGCGGCGAAGCCCACCAGGTAAGCGCCACGCTGGTAGCAACCGGCGATGATGAGGTGCACACAGCTATGGCGAAAACCGTGGGCCTGCCCGTAGCCATACTTGCCAAACGCCTGCTGCAGGGCAAAATCTTGCGCTGCGGCGTGGTGATCCCCATCTACCCAGAACTCTACGAACCGGTACTGGAAGAGCTAAAGCAATACGGGATCGATTTTGTAGAGCAGGAAGCACCTGGTGCCTGA
- a CDS encoding DUF6503 family protein gives MKNSATFFRLPAILGTVLLLILSSCGGADQPDARQLISQAVQAQGGQKYNQRILSFSLDNKQYRALNDSGAFVYSRTYTDTTGQRVYEVLRNSGFTRKRNEEEVLLPQQETQAAGSAVLATIQMAMLPYLPQNPETEKAYLGEATLHGEPYYKVLVTTQAAGLHPAQEYLFWLHQQRHTLDYVASRAVAEGEAGQPYFGVAVNARQMEGIRFQDYQVYVAKEPLPLENYARAYEAGKLVKVTETNLENISVKPLN, from the coding sequence ATGAAAAACTCCGCGACATTTTTCAGGCTGCCGGCTATACTTGGCACTGTGCTGCTGCTGATTTTGAGCAGTTGCGGCGGAGCCGATCAACCGGATGCCCGGCAACTCATCAGCCAGGCCGTGCAGGCACAGGGAGGCCAGAAGTATAACCAACGCATCCTCTCTTTTTCGCTGGATAACAAGCAATACCGGGCCCTAAACGACAGCGGCGCTTTTGTGTATAGCCGCACCTATACCGACACAACCGGCCAGCGCGTGTACGAGGTGCTGCGCAACAGCGGCTTTACCCGCAAACGAAACGAGGAAGAAGTACTTTTGCCGCAGCAGGAAACACAGGCTGCCGGCAGCGCTGTTTTAGCCACCATTCAAATGGCTATGCTGCCCTACCTGCCCCAGAACCCGGAAACAGAAAAAGCATACTTGGGCGAGGCCACCCTGCACGGGGAGCCCTACTACAAGGTGCTGGTAACAACGCAGGCCGCTGGCCTGCATCCGGCCCAGGAGTACCTGTTCTGGCTGCATCAGCAGCGCCATACCCTGGATTATGTAGCCAGCCGCGCTGTTGCAGAAGGGGAGGCCGGCCAGCCATACTTTGGGGTAGCGGTAAACGCCCGCCAAATGGAGGGCATCCGCTTTCAGGATTATCAGGTGTATGTTGCCAAAGAACCGCTTCCGCTGGAGAATTATGCCCGCGCCTACGAAGCCGGCAAGCTGGTGAAAGTAACTGAAACAAACCTGGAAAACATAAGCGTAAAGCCGCTCAACTAA
- a CDS encoding dipeptide epimerase yields MLNWRIEALHLKLKYTWKIARNASDEKVNFLVQVTDGTFNGFGEAAPNVRYGETPELLLQQYQVLLAAGLPNVKSMEDLLQLLQEYAPANALRFAVESAYLHYYCQHKGLAVHQMLGQAPPRPQPTCYTVPIMEPGQVQAFITKYQLNRFSSLKVKVNHELATDLVQEVLRVTDRPVVVDGNESWQEPDELLAFLSQLDRERVLFIEQPMPASCAAAYAHLKPLSPFPVIADESVTDAADFALLREQFHGINIKLMKAGGYLNAVRLLQLARQHHLSTMIGCMVETTLGIWSAMQLSQSFDFADLDSFMVLEQEPFGLVHEQEGALYLK; encoded by the coding sequence ATGTTGAACTGGCGGATAGAAGCCCTGCATCTCAAGCTGAAATATACCTGGAAGATTGCCCGCAATGCCTCCGATGAAAAAGTGAATTTCCTGGTGCAGGTAACTGATGGCACCTTCAACGGTTTTGGCGAGGCGGCGCCCAACGTGCGCTATGGCGAAACCCCGGAGCTGTTGCTGCAGCAGTACCAGGTGCTGCTGGCCGCGGGGCTACCCAATGTTAAAAGTATGGAAGACCTGCTGCAGCTGCTGCAGGAATACGCTCCGGCTAATGCGCTGCGCTTTGCTGTGGAATCGGCTTACCTGCATTATTACTGCCAGCACAAAGGCCTTGCCGTGCACCAGATGCTGGGGCAGGCGCCGCCCCGGCCGCAACCCACCTGCTACACGGTGCCCATTATGGAACCCGGCCAGGTGCAGGCCTTTATCACCAAGTATCAGCTTAACCGCTTCAGCAGCCTGAAGGTGAAGGTAAATCACGAGCTGGCTACCGACCTGGTGCAGGAGGTGCTGCGCGTGACGGACAGGCCGGTGGTGGTGGATGGCAACGAGAGCTGGCAGGAGCCCGATGAGCTGCTTGCCTTCCTCTCGCAGCTGGACCGCGAGCGGGTGTTGTTTATAGAGCAGCCCATGCCCGCTTCCTGTGCCGCCGCGTACGCGCACCTCAAACCCCTGAGTCCTTTTCCGGTGATAGCCGACGAGTCGGTGACCGATGCGGCTGATTTTGCATTGCTGCGCGAGCAGTTTCACGGCATCAACATAAAACTGATGAAAGCGGGCGGCTACTTAAATGCGGTACGCTTGTTGCAGTTAGCCCGCCAGCATCACCTCTCCACCATGATCGGCTGCATGGTGGAAACCACGCTAGGCATCTGGTCGGCCATGCAACTGAGCCAAAGCTTTGATTTTGCGGACCTGGACAGCTTTATGGTGCTGGAGCAGGAGCCCTTCGGCCTGGTGCACGAACAGGAAGGCGCCTTGTATCTGAAGTAA